From one Ictalurus punctatus breed USDA103 chromosome 20, Coco_2.0, whole genome shotgun sequence genomic stretch:
- the yme1l1b gene encoding ATP-dependent zinc metalloprotease YME1L1b: MFSFSSTVQPQVTVPLSHLINALHSLKGSVVKPQRRERRTEQELHVTEPSWSLRDVGLADLGAGQLDELVNRLLPCVTRDVFSEPPRAETHPWRTSYLSTESFFHNRYGFSVAKMGAASPVFCRPSSSPLQTACADLNVWPVLIQRRGFKTLKSKTRRLQGGFEQPPDTDSFTPSFMKGLLMRDKGQVPETLDNLLKSKSIPDAHHDAFKTGFAEGFLKAQALSQRTQESLRRTRLILLVLLLVGLYGLSKMPFLSVRFRTTSGLDSAVDPVQMKNVTFEHVKGAEEAKNELQEVVEFLRNPQKFTVLGGKLPKGILLVGPPGTGKTLLARAVAGEADVPFYYASGSEFDEMFVGVGASRIRNLFREAKSNAPCVIFIDELDSVGGKRIESPMHPYSRQTINQLLAEMDGFKPNEGVIVIGATNFPEALDNALIRPGRFDMQVTVPRPDVKGRTEILKWYLNKIKVDPAVEAEIIARGTVGFSGAELENLVNQAALKAAVDGKDMVSMKELEFAKDKILMGPERRSAEIDERNKVITAYHESGHAIIAYYTKGAMPINKATIMPRGPTLGHVSMLPESDRWSETRTQLLAQMDVSMGGRVAEELIFGNENITTGASSDFDSATKIAKMMVTQFGMSEKLGVMTYSDVTKQSPETQAAIEQEVRTLLRDSYERAKALLKARAKEHKNLAEALLRYETLDARDIQMVLEGKTLGTR; encoded by the exons atgttttctttctcgTCTACCGTACAGCCGCAG GTCACAGTTCCACTGAGTCACCTGATCAACGCCCTTCACTCTTTAAAAGGTTCAGTGGTCAAACCTCAGCGCAGAGAGAGGAGAACCGAGCAAGAGCTACACGTCACAGAG CCGTCATGGAGCCTCAGAGACGTGGGATTGGCGGATCTGGGAGCAGGACAGCTGGACGAACTTGTGAACAGACTGTTGCCGTGCGTGACCCGGGATGTGTTTTCGGAACCCCCTAGAGCTGAAACGCACCCCTGGAGGACGTCGTACCTGTCCACCGAGTCCTTCTTTCACAACAGATATG GTTTTTCAGTCGCCAAGATGGGCGCGGCGTCACCGGTGTTTTGCAGACCGAGCTCTTCCCCTCTTCAGACCGCGTGCGCTGATCTAAACGTCTGGCCAG taTTGATCCAAAGACGAGGCTTTAAAACCCTGAAGTCCAAAACGAGGCGTCTTCAGGGCGGCTTTGAACAGCCACCGGACACGGACTCGTTCACGCCATCTTTTATGAAG GGCTTACTTATGCGGGACAAAGGTCAAGTTCCTGAGACTTTAGACAATCTTCTGAAAAGCAAAAGCATTCCAGACGCGCATCACGACGCTTTCAAGACGGGTTTCGCAGAGGGCTTTCTGAAAGCTCAGGCTCTCTCACAGAGAACGCAAG AGTCGTTAAGGCGAACACGGCTGATCCTGTTGGTCCTCTTACTGGTCGGATTGTACGGACTCTCCAAAATGCCGTTTCTGTCAG TGCGATTCCGAACCACATCAGGCCTGGACTCGGCTGTGGACCCGGTCCAGATGAAAAACGTCACCTTCGAGCACGTGAAAGGAGCGGAGGAGGCCAAGAACGAGCTGCAGGAGGTAGTGGAGTTCCTCAGGAACCCGCAGAAGTTCACCGTCCTGGGAGGAAAGCTCCCTAAAG GGATTCTGTTAGTCGGGCCTCCGGGAACAGGGAAAACCCTGCTGGCACGCGCCGTGGCAGGGGAAGCGGACGTGCCTTTCTACTACGCCTCCGGATCAGAGTTTGACGAGATGTTCGTCGGGGTCGGCGCAAGCCGGATCAGGAACCTTTTTC GGGAGGCCAAATCGAACGCTCCGTGTGTGATCTTCATCGACGAGCTCGACAGCGTAGGGGGGAAAAGAATCGAGTCTCCCATGCACCCTTATTCACGGCAGACCATCAACCAGCTTCTGGCCGAGATGGACGG ATTTAAACCAAACGAAGGCGTCATCGTTATCGGTGCTACAAACTTCCCTGAAGCTTTAGATAA CGCCCTGATCCGGCCGGGACGCTTTGACATGCAGGTCACTGTCCCCCGACCCGACGTGAAAGGACGGACGGAGATTCTGAAGTGGTACCTGAATAAAATCAAAGTAGACCCAG CTGTAGAGGCCGAGATCATCGCCAGAGGAACGGTGGGTTTCTCCGGAGCCGAGCTGGAGAACCTGGTGAACCAGGCTGCCTTGAAGGCCGCCGTGGACGGGAAAGACATGGTGTCCATGAAGGAGCTGGAGTTCGCCAAGGACAAAATCCTGATGG GCCCGGAGCGCCGGAGTGCCGAGATAGACGAGAGAAACAAAGTGATCACGGCTTACCACGAGTCCGGACACGCCATCATCGCGTACTACACCAAAGGCGCCATGCCCATCAACAAGGCTACGATCATGCCGAGAGGTCCCACTCTGGGTCAC GTGTCCATGCTGCCGGAGAGCGATCGTTGGAGCGAGACTCGAACTCAGCTTCTCGCTCAGATGGACGTCAGCATGGGGGGCCGCGTAGCCGAGGAGCTCATTTTCGGAAACGAGAACATCACCACAG GTGCATCCAGTGATTTCGACAGCGCTACAAAAATCGCCAAAATGATGGTGACTCAGTTTGGCATGAGCGAAAAG CTGGGTGTCATGACGTACTCGGATGTGACGAAGCAAAGCCCCGAGACGCAAGCAGCCATTGAACAGGAAGTCAGGACACTTCTGAGA GATTCATACGAGCGTGCTAAAGCTCTCCTGAAGGCTCGTGCGAAAGAGCACAAGAACCTGGCCGAGGCTTTGCTGAGGTACGAGACGCTGGACGCCAGAGATATTCAGATGGTCTTGGAAGGAAAAACGTTGGGGACCAGATGA
- the LOC108280496 gene encoding patched domain-containing protein 3 yields the protein MVLPTNCVEKPIRSCLEKVGRSVGEHPWWFIVIPLGLSVTLGVGFYFLEDRKSNDIVKEFTPRDGHAKMEKHFYETFFQSCDDDDDDDDVFSALRLITDGTYASAIFTCGTNVLSEDALAEILRVDAAVRSMTVGYDGREFSYDDVCARVNESCQENVLLKVLDYNASNIHRYNLSFPVHHDGTLGVVHLERSVGQAEVDGNGFVQSAKAVRLTYYLRQTNSMLEKAWLNDFVNLLGNKSTYVTQVSFFTSVSRQQEFEKSTESVTQLFSITYSIAVLFSVLSCVRLDNVRNKVWVASLGVISTGLAVLSGFGLLLLMDVPFVITAASSPFLVLGIGIDDMFIMISCWQKTNVQDSVAERMAATYREAAISITITTLTDVVAFYLSYSNPFGSVRSFCLYAGTAILFCYLYNITFFGACLALNGKREESNRHWLTCLKVPEGRLPGSSKAYIACCVGGAYKHETGTEEEHVMQLFFRKYYGPFLTTGLAKATVVLLYIGYITTSIYGCTTIEEGMDLKNLALDRSYVVEYYEDEKTHFSQHGPIVMLAVNATFPYWDEVERPQLESCILEFRGLPFVGNLATSWLHSFESYAKEKHLNISSEAEFMEHLHPFLQGRPMLRSDVNVTDETIRASRLFLETVNDPSEKIMLETLRKTAQNCQFPLVVYHPAFIYYDQYTVIASNTIQTVSIATAVMLVISLILIPSPVCALWVTFAIGSIIVGVAGFMGLLGISLDSISMINLVISIGFSVDFSAHISYAFVSSAKPNVNDKAVEALSHLGYPILQGACSTILGVVVLSASVSYIFRTFFAITFLVIVFGLLHGIAFIPVFLTFSGFCVKF from the exons ATGGTGCTCCCCACAAACTGTGTAGAGAAACCGATCCGATCTTGTCTCGAAAAAGTCGGCAGGTCGGTCGGAGAGCATCCGTGGTGGTTCATCGTCATCCCGCTCGGTCTGTCTGTAACCCTCGGCGTCGGTTTCTACTTTCTCGAGGACAGGAAGTCTAACGACATCGTGAAGGAGTTCACGCCACGGGATGGGCATGCAAAGATGGAGAAGCATTTCTACGAGACCTTTTTTCAAAGCTGcgatgacgacgatgacgacgacgatGTGTTTTCTGCTCTGAGGCTGATCACTGACGGTACATACGCGTCCGCAATTTTCACTTGTGGGACGAACGTTCTCAGCGAAGATGCTCTTGCGGAAATCCTGCGCGTGGACGCCGCCGTGCGGAGCATGACCGTGGGATACGACGGACGGGAGTTTTCCTACGATGATGTTTGCGCTCGAGTCAACGAGTCCTGTCAAGAGAacgttcttctcaaggttttgGACTACAACGCGAGCAACATCCACAGGTACAACCTGAGTTTTCCTGTACATCATGATGGCACACTCGGCGTCGTTCATCTAGAACGTTCAGTTGGGCAGGCTGAAGTGGACGGTAATGGATTTGTTCAGAGTGCCAAGGCAGTGAGACTCACTTACTACCTACGACAAACTAACAGCATGCTGGAGAAAGCTTGGTTGAACGACTTTGTGAATTTGCTGGGCAACAAGTCAACGTACGTGACGCAG GTGTCCTTTTTCACATCCGTATCACGGCAACAAGAATTTGAGAAGAGCACCGAGTCCGTCACACAGCTTTTCTCCATCACCTACTCTATTGCCGTTCTGTTTTCAGTGCTGTCGTGTGTAAG GCTTGACAATGTGAGGAATAAAGTGTGGGTGGCCTCTCTCGGAGTGATCTCGACCGGACTAGCCGTGCTTTCCGGCTTTGGCTTACTCTTGCTTATGGACGTCCCGTTTGTCATAACCGCGGCATCTTCTCCATTCCTGGTACTCG GGATTGGCATCGATGATATGTTCATCATGATCTCCTGCTGGCAGAAGACCAACGTCCAAGACAGTGTAGCAGAGCGCATGGCTGCAACCTACAGAGAAGCAGCCATCTCAATCACAATCACGACCTTGACCGACGTTGTGGCTTTTTACCTCAGTTACAGCAACCCCTTTGGTTCGGTACGGTCCTTCTGCCTATATGCTGGCACGGCCATCTTGTTCTGCTACCTCTATAACATCACTTTCTTCGGCGCGTGTCTGGCATTGAACGGCAAAAGGGAGGAAAGCAATCGGCATTGGTTGACGTGCCTGAAAGTTCCAGAAGGACGCCTACCTGGATCTTCAAAAGCTTATATTGCATGCTGTGTGGGAGGAGCCTACAAGCACGAAACTGGAACTGAAGAGGAACACGTGATGCAGTTGTTCTTCAGGAAGTACTACGGACCTTTTTTGACCACAGGTCTCGCCAAAGCAACAGTGGTTCTCCTTTACATCGGCTATATTACCACCAGTATCTACGGATGCACTACGATCGAAGAAGGGATGGACTTGAAGAACCTGGCGCTGGATCGATCGTACGTAGTCGAATACTACGAAGACGAAAAGACGCACTTTTCCCAGCACGGTCCGATCGTCATGTTGGCGGTCAATGCTACATTTCCATATTGGGACGAAGTAGAACGACCTCAACTGGAATCTTGCATTTTGGAATTCCGAGGCCTTCCTTTCGTTGGGAACTTGGCCACCTCTTGGCTTCATTCTTTTGAGAGTTACGCCAAAGAAAAGCACCTCAACATCAGCTCAGAAGCTGAATTTATGGAACATCTGCACCCGTTTCTACAGGGACGACCGATGCTCAGATCGGACGTCAACGTGACTGACGAGACGATCCGAGCCTCACGCTTATTTCTTGAAACGGTTAACGATCCGTCGGAGAAGATCATGCTAGAGACGTTGAGAAAAACCGCCCAAAACTGCCAATTCCCATTAGTGGTTTACCATCCCGCGTTTATATATTACGATCAATATACCGTGATTGCAAGCAACACTATTCAGACCGTTAGCATAGCTACCGCGGTGATGCTCGTCATCTCGCTTATACTCATCCCAAGTCCAGTTTGTGCTTTATGGGTCACTTTTGCCATCGGATCCATCATCGTAGGAGTCGCAGGCTTCATGGGGTTGCTAGGTATCAGCTTGGACTCCATTTCAATGATCAACCTGGTCATTAGCATCGGGTTCTCTGTGGATTTCTCAGCTCATATCTCTTACGCGTTTGTATCCAGTGCTAAGCCTAACGTGAACGATAAAGCCGTGGAGGCGCTCTCTCATCTGGGCTATCCGATATTACAGGGGGCGTGTTCTACGATTCTCGGCGTGGTAGTGCTCTCTGCCTCAGTAAGCTACATCTTCAGAACCTTCTTCGCCATCACGTTTCTGGTCATCGTGTTTGGTTTGCTTCACGGCATTGCTTTTATCCCGGTGTTTTTAACCTTTTCTGGATTTTGCGTCAAGTTTTAA